CAGAAGGCAATAATGCCACGTAAGCAGAATCACCACCGTTCATTACCACGTGCATCGCCGGAATATCCACCGGCGCGTACACCACAAGCGAGCCAGCAGCATCTATGCATGTCTCTTGAAGTATCAacatgctactttgatttgaATTTATTGCCTGCAAAatcaatatacaaaaaaattagaaaaaaaaaccacaaattaataaacataaataaataaataaataacttctTGTCACGCTGCAAAGTcaaactgattttttttataagtttaattttaaaattttattttttaaaaaataccactactactactaccactaaaagtgaaaagaaaagattGGGTCAGAAATCAGAAACGTAACCCATAAAAGGTGAGAAACGTCCTTATAGTTTGACTTGTGATAAAGGGCCATATTTTACTGATTCATCAAAAATTGCTCACATCGATAATTCCAAGGTATCACAAACTTGTCCCTCTCAATCTCAatccttctctctttctctttctctctctcatcaaAAGTCCAAACAACCACGGTACCAATGCATACGACAAACCCACAACCCTCATTGACCTTTTTTCCACCTTAGTACATGCAGCATCATGCATTCATCTCTATATagtaataataagcaaatatcgtttttttcttttcatcaattatattatatactcgttatttaatatttacttctattaataaaattattttttaatagcgAATTAGATTAAAATAGCTTGTATCTCAAGCATTGAAATAGCAGCCttttttactaattaattaaaatgtctaataataaaatgagatCATTATACTCAGTGCAGTAGCACCTTCTAATAATTAGCggttaatttaaaaacaaagcTATTGATgagagaattttattttttgacattaaaaaaaaaaacacaatcatatatatgttatttgaatttaattttaatgcactgatcataaaaaatatttatttcttaCTTGCTGATGTGTCATTAAACTATTTtacagtgcatcaaaattaaattcatattattttaCAATAATAGCAAAACTGACATGATCGTTATAAATCACTaaaattctttttcatatgattgaaaaattgtttGAAGAGAGAATTAGGCTTAGATCAAGAAGAAAATGCATACACCGGCTCTAAGGAGGGAGACGCAGTTGCCATGGTCCTGTCCCTTTGCAATGTGGGCCATCTCTTGCATGGGCCCACCATTGGATAGTATGTCCCACTCGCTCCTCAGCCTCTCGTCGCGGAGGAAGTCGAACAGCCTCTGCGGCGAGACTGGGAGCCACACTGACGTGGCAGCGCTGAGGACGATCCNNNNNNNNNNNNNNNNNNNNNNNNNNNNNNNNNNNNNAGTGTTGCCGGTATTGTTGAGCTTGTTCCACTTGTGCACCGTGGAGGCGCACACTCCGGCACAGAAGTTGTTGGTCATCCTCTGTGCCAGCTTCAGCATGCTGCGCCTACCACTTGCAGTTATTGCTGCCATTATTGCACCAAAAGAACATACACAATATTAATGGGTCAGTTTCATTTGGTGTTATAGTGATAACATTAATGATGCTCTGCATTACATGTGTGAAAATGGTGAATGATGTtacattaaaaaagaaaaaaaattggtatatatatatttagaacACTCAAATTAAATGCTATATTCTGATCACGAGATTTAATTTAAATCCTCATATATTAAAAGATCACATAATAGTTTCATACTTCCTCCATCTTAAATTATTTATCACTTTGAAAATTAAGTGCGGTCAAATTAAAACTTATAATCTACTTGAATTATGAgccaaattttatattattattcatgaatatttatgtataacaaaaatattatttatatattaaaatcagtcatTATGTATTTCTATACAAATATACTGTAGTTTAATTCATgtttaatgtgtattttgtattaatACTGGTGGCTGATTTTAACAGTTGATTTAGATGTATACATAGTGTGGttgaatatataaatataaatgattttATATCTAACACGATGTATACCTGAGTGGTCTCTAGAAGGTTGAGTAGAAGACATGAGGATGGCGAGGCACTCGCACTGGCGCTGTAGGGTGGCGATCCACCGCTGGGCGCCGAAGGCCATGCCAGAGCTCAACAAGGCTCTATATAACTGATGAACTTCCCTTTCCTCGTATTCGGCATGTTCCACCCATGTCACCTGTGCcattaaatttcaatttaattttctcaGACCTTAGCATTCAATATTCTCACAActattactattgtttttcaaTATCCATTTATGCATATCATGTGTCTtacagcatcaatttcaagtcATAAAGACATCTCTAAAGTATATGTGAATATACAAAAGTTTGATACatctttaaattaatatatgtgaatatattagtttaataataaaacaatttttagtaacaaataaaaagaaacaaaaactattATATAGTTGAATAGTGATAATATAAAGAAATTCAActagagttatttttttttatcttaaattttaaatcttaaattctaaaaCCTAAATTATAATCCTAAAACCCAAATCTTGAGAAgtgaagattaaaaaaataattttacaataaaaaaggctaatgttaattatttaaaaattattgtatgATTGATTACTTTTGCATTATGTGGTACATTATTGAGTGAGCTAGTACTGACAAAGTTGACTGAGAATTTGACTAATTGTAACTTGGTATTATTTGTGATCAACTACTAAACTATCTAGGTTTGTATTTTTAGCCGTCATTGGATATGAAGATAGATGATGATATTAATATGAAACCGCATCAAATCTTGGAAAAGCCTGAAGATTTGGCTCAACGACAGACAAAGGTATCTAAATGGACATGGACCAAgtacataaaatatttgtactatattattattattattattattattattattattattattgttcacaaaaacaaagacaaagatagaaaaagacaaaaattgcCAGTCCTTGATTTTTGACTCAATTGAACgaacatattttattatatataataatttacctATGGATCATAGGGTTCTTCATAAGAAGGCCACATTTCAGTCTCGTGAATTAAAAATATAGTGATGGtaatcataataaaataattaagataATGGTTGTTGGAATGGAAACATCAAATGAATTGTAGATAGAATGATATCTAATTAATGTGTTTCTAGGTCCAGAAATTTAAGTAGTGATATTGGAGGCTtctaaagaataaattaattaacctTTCTAGATTTTATGTCACATGGGGGGATATATTATTCAAATAGTATATGTGGAATAAAAGATCAAACAAATTGTTGAAAACTTTGGGTTAATTGTATGTGCAAAttctttgagaaaaaaaaatagtatataaattTTGTATGGGAATTAGAACTGACATAGTAGTTATATAGTGAATAGTCACTAGACCTAGCTAAAATACTTGGAAACATgagcttcttttattttttattcttccttttttattataaaataaaagcttGGAAAATGAAAGAAGACTAGACCCCGTGATTCCTAAGCATGATGTTTTGCCACACTTTTGAATATGCTCTTTTCAACTCAACTATGTTCATGTTAGCAGTTAATGAAGAAAGTACAATCATAAGAACTAAAGAGAAACACATTCACatggagaaaataaataaaataaaataaaaaattaagtttaataaataattttatatatgtatttaattataacattaaaaaataattatttttNNNNNNNNNNNNNNNNNNNNNNNNNNNNNNNNNNNNNNNNNNNNNNNNNNNNNNactcataaaataataataaatttcagAAAAAACATATGAAAGCGTGTAAATTTTTAAGTCTCTCTCTGTGGCTATATAGACCTATGGTTGAGTAGCTGTAAGGTGAATAGTAGTACTTTATGTTCATCAGAACACTGTATGTACTATCTATGGAAGAATGTAACTCATTTTTACTGACCTTGGCTCAAAAAGGTTaagaaaaaatatgtttaataaaattgaaaatggaAAACACTCTTGATAAATTCCATTCTCAATTCTACTACGTTTCCAACAGTATTTTTGTCAatttctgccaactcttatttataagaGTGTTTAATAGAAAtgtctttataaatatattttttagaggtgtctctttatatatatgtttaaaatataataattaattattgttggcaataagttggcagataatatgttggtaccctatatttttccattctatatatatgtttcttttttattctaaattttattgttaagaatttgacttcaaaaattataaCACATTTATATAATAATGCTATGGGTTTTTACGTCTTgtataattatttgttatttttattcttagttAGTTGTTTATATCATGGTACAAAAAATTGATgataaataatacaatacacCTAAAGTAGTGATATAAATGCAAAGTGCATTAATTTATCGGTAATACTAAGGagataaaaaagaaacaatcaGCCAAATAGtctaaatttatcttatttaatttttatttattgtagaaagcattaaataaaatcaaaaataataattttttttttgttatcaaatatttttttggaattgaaTTAATTTACCTTGGAGTAACCATTAGGCATATCTTGTACTATACAGCCAGAAGGGAGTCTTCTGCAATTAACAAAAGTTGGGGCACCGGCAGAAGAAGTTTCTCTGATAGCATCAATGGAGACATCCACCACTGCCCACACCCCTTCTGCGTGTTGCTTGCAAAATCGAAGGAAATTCACTTCTCTAACTGGTACCAATGGCGATAGAACTTGAAGCTCCGCATGCATCTGTTTCATTTCATTATTAAACTCATTATAATCTCaaaaacaaattattattattatttattttgtataacTTACTAGTTGAAGTGCACCATTTCTGGTACCGTTTATTCCATTGGATATCACTTCAGTGGTTGAGGTTCTTGCAATCATACAAGGAAACATCTCTGCCCATcgattctaaaaaaaaaaacattaaatcaatataacatatttataataaagcaataaaatacTTTATAATTAAACCAATGTATATATacccttcctttcttttttttaaacctatatttttgtatacatcttccatttttaatattaaaaataattaataaaaaaattatattttataccatAAAAATGTCATATAAAACTAATAACTAAAAACTATTCTATAGTTTGGTATATTTTCATTTCAcataaaaatgtttttatataaatagttttggtttttcatattatataaaataaaatgaagagaaaTAAGAAATAAGACAACTTACCGCATCCATTAAAGTCTCAACAAGAGCCAAGCTATTTATGATGACAAGGCCAGTTTCCCTAGAAGCCTCAGAGACAAAGGAATTAGTCCTTAAAGCAATGCAAGGATTAGGGAATGTCCTAATATACTCCTCATGGTTAAGCACTTCCCTTCCTCCAATTTCCAAACTCCTTATCCAAAGTGGCTCACAACTTTGTGCCATCTTCACCAACTCATCCATGGCAGCCAAACCAAGCTCCAACAACATTGACCTCTCCATTGACCTATCGAATCCGCCAACAACCGCGCTCGGCTGCGGCCGAGTGATCGCCGGCCCGGAAACCATACCCAAAGGACTAGACAAATTCACCCCAAATTCCGGCCCCAAAGGCAAGCTATTAGGCACATTTATGCTCAAGTTGCAACCATAGCCATTGTTATTGTTGCCAACCCCAAGTTCCAAACTTGAATTTGGCAACGGATGGGGCCCGCCCATCGACGAAATGGGCCGGCCCAAGAACTTGCCGGCGAGGGCACAAACCCGGTCTAATTCATCCTTTAGTCTTGCATTCTCAATCCTGAGATGTTGTTCCTCAAGTGAAAGCTCACCAATTATGGCAGGACCACCACAATTTGAACACATGGGGTTCCTCATTGCATCTCTAATTGACATGTTCTCAGCTCTAAGCTTGTCATTCTCTTGCCTTAGGAGTGTGTTCTCATGGCGCTCCAATTGAGTCTAGTACAATAATTTCATAGTACCCCATTAAAAAAGGAgagatttttattattatatggtCCATATCATCAAAAATGGGTAGAAAAGCCATGCGAAAAGGaccttaaaaaaatgtttatagTTTTTATACCTTCATTTGGGTTCTCCGATTTTGGAACCAAAACTTCACCTGCCTTGTTTCCAAGCAAAGCCTTTTACTAAGTTCTAGCCTTTGTTTCTCGTCAGGATGGGGACACTCCTTAAACAacctataataataataataaagaatcaTCATTTagaaatgttataaaaaaaaaaaagagggaaagaaattaaaatgaaatgaaGAACACACGATTCAAGCTCTTGTATTTGCTGAGGAGTGTGTCGGTGATAACGTTTTTTCCTTTTGGGATTATTGTTGTCGGCAGCATCTTGTTCATCGCCGGAGGCACCATCCATGTTATCACTTCCAGATCTGCTTTCATGTTCTTCTTCTCTGCTCCTTCTCAATCCTCCATTACTTCCCTcataattattgttgttgttctcACTCCCCATAATGTTGTTGTTATTCACATCCCCTTGTCCATCAAGATTCGTTTGCTGCttcatttcaacaaacacaaacaaaaccaagttattcataaaaaaacacTTTCTATGTTTTAGCATCAATACCAATAAACAAAATACAAGTATGAACCATAATTTTGGAGGGAAGGAGTGAACTGAAAGCAAAAGGGGGTTAATGAAGgaagtaagaaaaaaaaaagagaaattatttatatttatatatgtaaacaAGATCTTGAATTTTTGTCTCACAAGTGCTAGAGAGAGGCCAGGTGAGTTGAACATTGATTTGGCCAAAGTTGGAGTAGTTGTTAAAAGGCGAGGCTGTGAGATTGCACCAGAGGGCATTGTTGTTCTATTATTATCGTTGTTGATGATGTTGTTCTTGGTAGTGCCACCACCACCGTTGTTATATGGAATTTCTACTATGTTTCTCACACCGCCGCCACCGCCACCGTCGTCGCCGCCACCGGAATTGTTGTCTAGAAACCCTCCAAAACTCATCAAAGAAGCCACTTTTGCTTTGCTAATCAAAACACACCTCAAAGGGACTAATAAATAAGCTTTTTTCACATATGGGTCCTGATCTTCATGTATAACTAGTTACTTTGCAGATTCTGAAACTGATTGACCAAtttggatgatgatgatgatgatgaatgattCTCAGTAGCCCAGAATTTCCAAACAATAGAAGAGCTCAAAAGATGAACTGGGTCACTCAGAATGGAGCTTATATACTTGAGAGAACAATCAAAAGCTAACCTTTGTAGCTaagaaaaaaggggaaaaaatgaaaaattattggAGACAGAGAGATAGAGGAGACAAAAGGATAAAGCTCTTTCCTAATGTCTCAACTCTCTCTCTATAACactctaataataaaaataatttaaaaaaaaaaggggtctttttcttctcttctattattgttgtttggagagaaagaaagagaatgaaGGCAAAGcctgaaaaaaaagaagagatttttaatttttttttttttttttttttaaacttttttattatgattattatttttacgTGCTATTCAATAGAGGGAGCAAGAAGAAGTTCAGGGGTGGCTTCATATTCCAGTGAGGgttaaaaaggaagaaaatggaTGTGGGAATGAACCCTAATGTATGTGTATATATGCGTGTTATCTCGTTATCTGCATGCTTGACTTTTGTGAATGCTTAGAAGAAGGAACAGAAaagaataagtaaaaaaaaaaaaagggggaatcAATGAGTTTAACAAAGAAAATGGGTTTAGGAAAATGAtgaaatgaggagagagagagaggggaaaAAAGTGAAGATAAAATGCAAGATGTGGAGTCATTGAAGCCTTACAAATAGATAGAGCCAAAAAGGGTCGGTTGACTCTTGCACTGTCATTtgctctctttcttctttcttacgTTGTGATAAAAATGTTCCAAGAGATTGGTCgctaattatttttcataaagttgtgtaatatactaatatattaatttaagtttaaattagtgtattttataAGTATAATGATGGTGTATCAGGTGCTAACAACTTAAAGTTtaaatagtataatttttttatttttaattagacaTTTTGAATTCGATTCTCATTGAcgaattatataatataaattgtgATGTTAatttgtataataaaaaaaattataatttatgattttataaatgataaatttttaaattaaaaaattataattataattcacaattttttagTAATTGTATTCTCtttaaaattgtgatttataatttttttgtttatttaagtCGTTATTTCTTATTCTAAATAAGTgtcatattaatatattatatcaaaatattataatattaacaaaaattatcaataatagtccaatataaaaaattacacatatttaattttattttattaatacttttaaaataatttaaagaataCAATAATGATTaagaaattcatttttttacttaaaGTTTATATACCAAATCTCACTTTATGATTTGTATACTAGATTTAgtgaatttcaaaaaaataatataatattcaaattttattctGATATATCGTGTTTCTaaaagtttttgtttttttagtttGGAGAAAATGCATGATTATTTGTAAGTGATAActattagataaaatattatattattttttcaaagattttcaCAATCCACTTTTTAATATTGTGGATAGTACtagtgtttttgtttttaagttgaattttattttaaaatttaaaatttaagttaaaaaattgagaaaataaaacattttttcttttggaaAGTAAAGTTTTTTCTAATTCATATAAGAAAAAATCCAGCCAATGAATGAGTGAAACATAGGCAATGTACCTTTTTCATGACTTTTTGGGGGAAcgcttttttaatttttaggattttctgtgAGCTTTATGAGTTATGATGAAAAGTAAACTATGTTGCAATGATAAAATAGTAGGAAAGGTGAATTCAGGCTGGGATCCACAGGATGggccttcttttttttttttttNNNNNNNNNNNNNNNNNNNNNNNNNNNNNNNNNNNNNNNNGATGATCTTCCTTCCTTTCATTGGGATTTTCAATTATTGGACTCACTACTTTGCTTCATACACTCATGCGCAGACAAATACCACGCGACAAGGCATTCGTTTTTGtcctcttttttctttacttgtgcaattatatattattttacatCTTACACGtgtttaactattttttattttatcatcgATTCCGCTACGCATATAAATCTTTTTAGCAATTAAATTAGTCTAAATTTaactaaaactaattttattagTAAGATCGTATTGAATACATTCCAACTTTTCACTAACACATATCTCACGCTCTTTAATAtgaatctttttttttgtgtttcttctttttttttgcgaATTTCTTATTTATAGTCGTTCTTTTATTACTATTGCTATTACAATGGTTTTTTTCTCCCTctcttaataattttgtaacatgatgtattttttaattttttcttattgttattcttgttaaaagataaaacaagaaaaattatgagaagatGAAACAAAAAGTAGAAAGagaatttgaacaaaaaaagaagaagacgataatgataaagaaaaagaagaaaaagaagaaaagtttagttatgtaaaatttatcaaaaggTTCTTGTTATACTTCCATCAAGTAGCCTCGACTAGAAGGAGAAACAACATAATTGATGTGCTCTTACTGTATGGGAGGTTGGTACGGAATCAGTCCAGAATAAATGTTGCGATCAGagggttttataaaaatttgtatcgACAATAATATGTGCCATTGATTAGATTTCGGGAAGGACTAGTGATGAAGATAGAGGGAGATGAGCCTACAGCATTAGAAGTAATGCCTTTTGCTGAGGAAATTAGAGAGGCTGTTTGGAATTGTGAGTTGACGAAAGTCCTAAGTAATAACGAGTATAACATGAACTTCATTAAGAAGTGTTGGGATGAGATTGGTCATGAATTCACTGCAGTTGTATTAGCTTTCTTCCATAGTGCCAAATTACTGACGGATGCGAATGTAACTTGGGTGGCGCTAGCTCCAAAGTTTGTGGATGCCAAGGAGATCAAGGACCTCAGGCCTATTAGCATGGTTGAGTGTGTGTACAAAGTGATATCGAATGTTTTGATAAGAAGGATGAATTCAGTGATGCCAAGACTAGTGGGAGTGACACAGAGTGCTTTTGTGAAGGGCCAAAAAATACATGACGGTGCTCTCATTGCATGTGAACAGTTCAGTGGCTTAGGACGAGTAAAAAGATGGTGGCGATTATAAAGCTAGAATTTTAAAAGGCATATGACAGGGTCAGGTGGAGCGTTGAGATTGTGTTAGAAAAGATGGGTTTCGGACATAGATGGAGAGCATGGGTAAATGAATGTGTAAGTACAGCCTCTATGTCGGTTCTAATTAATGGGGCACTGTCCAAGCCGTTCAAGATGGAGAGAGGCCTAAGACAAAGGGATCATCTATCTTCGTTCCTGTTTGTTCTTGTGGTTGTCATATTACATAGGATGGTGGGAGAAGCTGTCAGGAATGGACGTATATCTCCTCTGTTGGTGGGGAGGGATAAAATAGAACTGTCACACTTACAGTTTGCGAACGACACTATTTTATTCTGCTTACCAGAGACTGAGAAAATCTTGAATTATAAGAGGCTCTTGTGATACTTTGAACTCATTTATGGACTAAGTATCAACTTTAACAAATCGAATTTGATTTCTGTTAATTGTGAATCAGAATGGGTGACAAATATTTGTGGGCTACTAGGATGTACTGAAGCGGTCCTGCCTGTAAGGTACTTGGGAATACCCTTAGGAGCAAATCCTCGACTAGTGAAGACATGGAAACTGATTATAGATAAGGTAGAAGATAAGTTCGGTCTGTGGAAAGCAAATGTACTTAACAAAGCTGGAAAGTTAGTTCTTATCAAGTCTGTGCTTAATAGCTTGCCAGTCTACTATCTTAACTTATATAAGATGCCAAAAGGGGTTGCAGAGAAGTTGATTGCGTTGctgacgaatggatttttgacggtttagaattttacaaatgaaatctcgtcgaagtatagtctctaaaccaacaataatcctctcatacaaaagattgtttgtcacaagtacaaacccctaaaatctataaaccgaagtatttaaacctcgggtcgtctctcaaaggacttgcagggtagtgttcttgttattggttatggatttatttattttggggttttagatgagaaaaatgaatagtaaatggtaagaaaactttattaacaaaatggtcttggcaagatttggttgtcaagggtcttcatcattatcactagccacaagtatggtagttgcaaggattaatcccacttagtcatccctaaatcaattaacaaaggaaagtcaagtgagttatatcaatcctagtccataagtcctaNNNNNNNNNNNNNNNNNNNNNNNNNNNNNNNNNNNN
This sequence is a window from Arachis duranensis cultivar V14167 chromosome 2, aradu.V14167.gnm2.J7QH, whole genome shotgun sequence. Protein-coding genes within it:
- the LOC107473306 gene encoding homeobox-leucine zipper protein ANTHOCYANINLESS 2 (The sequence of the model RefSeq protein was modified relative to this genomic sequence to represent the inferred CDS: added 71 bases not found in genome assembly) yields the protein MSFGGFLDNNSGGGDDGGGGGGVRNIVEIPYNNGGGGTTKNNIINNDNNRTTMPSGAISQPRLLTTTPTLAKSMFNSPGLSLALQTNLDGQGDVNNNNIMGSENNNNNYEGSNGGLRRSREEEHESRSGSDNMDGASGDEQDAADNNNPKRKKRYHRHTPQQIQELESLFKECPHPDEKQRLELSKRLCLETRQVKFWFQNRRTQMKTQLERHENTLLRQENDKLRAENMSIRDAMRNPMCSNCGGPAIIGELSLEEQHLRIENARLKDELDRVCALAGKFLGRPISSMGGPHPLPNSSLELGVGNNNNGYGCNLSINVPNSLPLGPEFGVNLSSPLGMVSGPAITRPQPSAVVGGFDRSMERSMLLELGLAAMDELVKMAQSCEPLWIRSLEIGGREVLNHEEYIRTFPNPCIALRTNSFVSEASRETGLVIINSLALVETLMDANRWAEMFPCMIARTSTTEVISNGINGTRNGALQLMHAELQVLSPLVPVREVNFLRFCKQHAEGVWAVVDVSIDAIRETSSAGAPTFVNCRRLPSGCIVQDMPNGYSKVTWVEHAEYEEREVHQLYRALLSSGMAFGAQRWIATLQRQCECLAILMSSTQPSRDHSAITASGRRSMLKLAQRMTNNFCAGVCASTVHKWNKLNNTGNTVDEDVRVMTRKSVDDPGEPPGIVLSAATSVWLPVSPQRLFDFLRDERLRSEWDILSNGGPMQEMAHIAKGQDHGNCVSLLRAGAINSNQSSMLILQETCIDAAGSLVVYAPVDIPAMHVVMNGGDSAYVALLPSGFAIVPDGPAPRGAQNGGADANGGDDLGGGARGSGSLLTVAFQILVNSLPTAKLTVESVETVNNLISCTVQKIKAALRCES
- the LOC107473336 gene encoding uncharacterized protein LOC107473336, producing the protein MGFGHRWRAWVNECVSTASMSVLINGALSKPFKMERGLRQRDHLSSFLFVLVVVILHRMVGEAVRNGQWVTNICGLLGCTEAVLPVRYLGIPLGANPRLVKTWKLIIDKVEDKFGLWKANVLNKAGKLVLIKSVLNSLPVYYLNLYKMPKGVAEKLIALLTNGFLTV